The Cervus canadensis isolate Bull #8, Minnesota chromosome 5, ASM1932006v1, whole genome shotgun sequence genome contains the following window.
CGggttctaggtgtgtgggcttcagtagttgcagcacacaagctCAGTAACTGcggcacgcaggcttagttgccctgcagcacgtgaaatcttaccagaccagggattgaacccatgtcccctacactggcaggcagattcttaaccactggaccaccagagaagtccctggagaCCATTTTTAACTTGGTTAAAAAGTTCGTCCAGGCACTAAGCCAACTGACCCATTCAAAGCTGATTAAGACTCGCTGAACTAGGCACAGGAAGTTCTGGGAGGTGAAGGACATTTCTGGATGATTCTAAAAAACAAATCCTATTCCGCTTGTCCCTGACCCTAGGCCAATCTATTGAGTCTGCTATCTGACAGGGAGTATGGAACGGAGGAGCAGGAATTAGGGGACACTGTCTTTAGCCATTTGTAGAAATTTGGTCAAATCAATTACCTTCTGGGCTCCAGTTTCCTGCCTCATAAAATGACCTTGAAGGCCCCCTTCAGCTCTGAGAGTCTAGTTTACTTTGCACCCGGGTCAGCTGGTTTTTTAGGACAGCCTTGAGAAGCTGAAGCACTTCCAAGGTCTTCCCTCATGTTCTTTACAGTCTAGAAAGTGTACTTTCTAGGATCTAGTTCTGTTTCAACAGTAGATCTAAATGTTTGGCTGCACTTGGATCTGCTTTAAATTTCCAGGAGATGCAAAGCATAATGTGTGTAATCCCTTAAGACCCAGACCCTCATTCTCCCAGAGCAGAGATGGGAACAGACTGCTCACTGAGGGACACGTGAGGGAGTGAGTACACGGCTGGGGTTTCACTTTGTTATGTGCAGGGAACATGGGCTTGGGATTCTAAATAGGAAACTTCTGGGAAAtactgggtgggggctgggtgaTGAGGTAGGGGAGGCCGGGGAAATACAGACCGCTAAAGGCAGAGATGGAGTTTAGGAGTCACTGGGCTGGAGCATGGAAGACAAACTGCTGATGGTCCCAagtcagggaagcccattcccgGCTAGTGAGTGCACCCTTAGCTCGTTGTGCACACAGGGAGCAAGTCAGCCCCCTCACCCAGCTGTTCCAGCCCCATAGCAGCTCCTGTAGTTTTCTTTGGCTCAGAGAACCAGAGGCGTCCCCTGAGCCCTGGCCCCCCTCTACCGCAAAGCAACTGGCTTCCATTACCCCTGACAGCTCCAGAGCAACAGCCCAGCCCCCGGCCCCAGCCTGGCTTAGTGCCGTTCCCTTTTATGGTGAAGCTGAGGGAAAGCAAGAAGTGAGGGGGAGTAGGTTTGGGCTGGGCAGAGGGTTGTAAAGCCCCGGGCTGCCTCTCCCCTCACGAGAGACCCTCGGACATCTACCCACTGtcatctttttctctcctggGAGGCCCATTCTGCTTACCACCCACACGACCCCTTTTGCCGCTCCCagcccttcctcctttccccccTCCCTGACATCCGGGGGGTGATTTCCCACTTGGCCCAAGTTCCACGGTTTGGGTTTTGATTCCAGGAGGGTCCGCCCTATTTCCGACGCCCACCTcttggggtgggatggagggagggagtccCACTAAGGGAGGCACCGGTCAGATCACAGGCAGGATCGTTCTATTTGGCGCATGTGGGGCAGAAAGGCTGGCGCGCCAAGGAGAGGGACCCGGCCGCCCCTCTCCAGTCCCCATTCTACACCGCCTCTCATCCCTCTCTCCGCCGCCCGGGACAGGGAGGCGACCCTGAGGGCAGGGCGCAAAGGAAGCACCTGGCCGGGCCGGGAAGCGAAGGATGGGCTGCAGCGCGGGGGCCCGGGACAGGAGAGTGGGGGGGCACCGTCTAGGCTCAGGCCGAGCTCCTcgcccggccccgccgccgcACCCTCACTCTAGCCCACTCCTTAGCTCCAGCGAGGTTGCCCTAGGGCCACTAACCGCGTTCGGGGAAGCGCCAGCTGCAGTCAGCTGCCCCGCGCGGCGTCCGGAGCGCGCGTCGGCCCCACGACCCACACGGCAGCCCCTCCCTCTTCGGCCCGACCCAAGACCCCGCCCCTCGCGAGCGCGCCGCGGGAGCAGGCGAGACGCTGAGGCTAGAGAGCCCTTACCGGCAGAGCCTCACAACCGGAAATGCCTTGTTTGGAGCCGAATTGGCGCTGCAAACTTCCGGTTCAGGTTTCCTACCTCAAGATAGACCCCAGACCGCGTCGGAACCGAGCCCAGCTGATCAGGTAAGAGGTACGCAGGCGCGATCCCCGACCCATAGGCGGTGACTGGACCAGGGGGGGCAAGGACGGGTCCTGGTTTGGGCGAGGAGTGCGCTGGTCCGCGGCTCAGGCGCTCCTCTTCTCCTCAGCATGATCACGGACGTGCAGCTCGCCATCTTCGCCAACATGCTGGGCGTGTCGCTCTTCCTGCTTGTCGTTCTCTATCACTACGTGGCCGTCAACAATCCCAAGAAGCAGGAATGAGAGTGGCGCTTTCTCTGCCCCAGgtaacggtccgtggctgtagcgCGTAGCCCCTGGAGAGTGAGCGGGGAAGGCCGCGCCAGGGCCTGCAGGGTTCGAGACTTCAAACCGGAACGTGTTGGGCCAAGCATGATACAGTCCAGAACTGGGCCCCTTTATCCACACACAAAGTAGCGAGTGCCCTACCCCCTTCCCCCTTAAACTGCTCCCTGCTAGAACGGGGTGGGTACTATCAACTCAGTCCCCATCTTCATGTGGTTCCCAATTTCCAAATTGATAGTATGGGTGCAAGGAGGTACTGACACCCTAAGGAATAAAGGTAATGACGATGTCATCCAAGTATGAGGATCTGGGCTCTTCACTTAAAATAGTCCTTACTTTTCCAAGATTGTTAGGTCTTTATTTAGGCATAATTTTTTTGTGAGGGGTTGTAGAAATAGAGAATTCTGTTTCAGGGGAACAGGGCGCTTATGTTGGGGGTGGCTACTATAGACCTAAGTCATAGATAagagtgggatggggggaggttgTATGAAGGGCTTGTAAACCAACCTGTAACAGTGGGTGAGAACTGTAAGGGCGGGAACAGGCTGGATGGGAGTTGATTCTAAAGGATAGCCCCAGAGGAAAGCTGCAGCATTTTCCTTACCTCAGGTCTTTCCCCCTCTTTTCTAGGGTTCCAGGACATAGTCTGAGGCAAGATGGAGGGTGTGAGGGGCCTTCACACTTCACTTCATCCCTTCTACCCATCACAACATACAAAGCAACTACACCTGGATTTTTCCAAACAACTTTTATTTCCTCAAAGTCTTCCTTAACCCTATGGAACAAGAAGCTGCCACTGAATAGGGCCCAGTATAGGGGCTACTTTGTTTTCTACTCCCTCCccccaatataaaaaaatatatatattttttgtggtCCCAAAATCTTGTGctgtggagggagggaaggggtggcAGGTCCCTGCTTTGTCCTGTCTCAAGGTAATGCTTTGCAATGTCTCAGAACAGTGTGGTGGGTGTTCTAAGAAGTTACAGAGTTGTCACATGGAATCAGCAGCTGAAAAAGGGGACTAGCACATTTGTCACTGTGTTCCCCACTGTGGAGTCATACCCTGGGCTTGAAGGTCAAGTCATCAGACCCGGGGAGAAACAGTGAATGGGGGAGATTTAGGGACAAAACAAACCTCGGTTTGGCCCAAGGGCCCCCCACTATAACAAATCCGAGACTGGGAGTCAGACAGACTACAGGAAATAGGAGAAAAGGCAGGGGCGGAGCGGGGCCGTGGGGGCCCGGCCTGAGGCAGCCTGcaacagagaaaagagaggaatcaGGGTTGAAAACTCTGCCCTTCTTCTGGTCTTTTAGCCAGGGGCTGGGACATGAGACAGACAAGATGGGCGAGGCTAGGTAGGTTGAGCACTGCACAGTGGTCTGATAGGAGTGCCTGAGGCCCTGACTGGAAATTGTTCTCTTGTCTGCTGGAGTGAAGACTGAGAGCATGATGGAAAAAAAGTCAGCGACTGGATTCTTATTGGAGGTACATTTAGT
Protein-coding sequences here:
- the OST4 gene encoding dolichyl-diphosphooligosaccharide--protein glycosyltransferase subunit 4 isoform X1, which translates into the protein MPCLEPNWRCKLPVQVSYLKIDPRPRRNRAQLISMITDVQLAIFANMLGVSLFLLVVLYHYVAVNNPKKQE
- the OST4 gene encoding dolichyl-diphosphooligosaccharide--protein glycosyltransferase subunit 4 isoform X2; the encoded protein is MITDVQLAIFANMLGVSLFLLVVLYHYVAVNNPKKQE